The following are from one region of the Geoalkalibacter subterraneus genome:
- the murJ gene encoding murein biosynthesis integral membrane protein MurJ: MSEKKTISRATGVLGGATLLSRITGLVRDMVVGRIFGAGFATDAFFMAFTLPNLLRRFFAEGSMTAAFVPTFSAVLHNQGVDEARRVARICFTALGTVLLLVTLLGILASPWVVGLIGHGFGDTAGKLLLTDLLNRIMFPYILFAGLLALASGILNVNDHYFTPAVSPVLLNLAMIAGAAWLSPLFDPPIVGVALGVLLGGFLQVLMQWPVLARRGYGLGLDFSFRDPTLRRIAALMVPGIAGVAIYQINVVITRLLASFLPQGSVSYLYYGQRLFEFPQGVFVVSLAQAVLPAMSRQAAAEDLEGLKQSLDFALKLITVVTLPAALGLMLCATPIYSVFFMGGAFDYAAVEQTSLALIAYAPGLFFLGLARVVAPTFYALQDTRTPVVISFWTLVINALLGVALMQFYGHAGLALALTLATCCNAFFLVLALRRKIGPIGIKSLFSCYVRVLVPLAVMAVVVFYMLRLGQWGAADERLRNGLVLGLTVFSGALVYAVSGLVCKVSEINEGWALLRSRLRRKKRR, encoded by the coding sequence ATGTCGGAGAAAAAAACCATCAGCCGCGCCACCGGAGTCCTGGGTGGAGCCACCCTGCTCAGCCGCATTACCGGTCTGGTGCGCGATATGGTTGTCGGCCGAATTTTCGGGGCAGGTTTCGCCACGGACGCCTTTTTTATGGCGTTTACTCTGCCCAATCTTCTGCGTCGCTTTTTCGCCGAAGGTTCGATGACGGCTGCCTTTGTCCCCACTTTTTCAGCCGTTCTGCACAACCAGGGGGTGGATGAAGCCCGGCGCGTCGCACGCATCTGCTTTACCGCCCTGGGGACGGTGCTGCTGCTGGTGACCCTGCTTGGGATTCTCGCTTCCCCCTGGGTTGTTGGCCTGATCGGTCATGGTTTCGGTGATACTGCAGGCAAGCTTCTTCTGACCGATTTGCTGAACCGGATTATGTTCCCGTATATCCTGTTCGCCGGTTTACTGGCCCTTGCCTCGGGGATTCTCAATGTCAACGATCATTATTTCACTCCGGCTGTTTCCCCTGTCCTTTTAAATCTTGCGATGATTGCCGGTGCGGCCTGGCTGTCTCCATTGTTCGACCCTCCCATTGTCGGGGTGGCCCTCGGCGTTCTATTGGGAGGTTTTCTGCAGGTGTTGATGCAGTGGCCGGTTCTGGCGCGAAGAGGGTATGGGCTCGGGCTTGATTTCAGCTTTCGCGACCCGACCCTGCGTCGTATTGCCGCTTTGATGGTTCCGGGGATCGCCGGGGTCGCTATCTATCAGATCAATGTTGTGATCACCCGGCTGCTCGCATCCTTTCTTCCTCAGGGCAGCGTTTCCTACCTGTATTACGGTCAGCGGCTGTTCGAGTTTCCCCAGGGGGTCTTCGTCGTTTCACTGGCTCAGGCCGTTCTGCCCGCCATGAGTCGCCAGGCCGCCGCCGAGGATCTTGAGGGTCTCAAGCAGTCACTCGACTTTGCTCTGAAGCTCATTACGGTGGTGACCCTCCCTGCGGCTCTCGGGCTTATGCTGTGCGCAACTCCGATCTACAGCGTTTTTTTCATGGGAGGCGCTTTTGATTATGCCGCTGTCGAGCAGACCTCTCTGGCACTGATCGCCTATGCGCCGGGGCTGTTTTTCCTGGGGCTGGCGCGCGTTGTCGCGCCGACCTTCTATGCTTTGCAGGATACCCGGACACCGGTGGTGATTTCATTCTGGACACTTGTGATCAATGCTCTGCTGGGGGTTGCGCTGATGCAGTTTTACGGTCACGCCGGTCTGGCATTGGCGTTGACTCTGGCGACCTGCTGTAATGCCTTTTTCCTGGTGTTGGCCCTTCGTCGCAAGATCGGTCCGATTGGCATAAAATCCCTTTTTTCCTGCTATGTTCGCGTACTTGTTCCTTTAGCGGTCATGGCTGTTGTGGTGTTTTATATGCTGAGGCTGGGGCAGTGGGGTGCGGCTGATGAGCGGCTCCGGAACGGGTTGGTGCTGGGACTGACTGTTTTCAGCGGCGCCCTGGTATACGCGGTATCCGGCCTGGTCTGCAAGGTGTCAGAAATAAACGAAGGATGGGCGTTACTTCGCTCCCGCCTGAGGAGAAAAAAAAGGAGATGA
- a CDS encoding methylated-DNA--[protein]-cysteine S-methyltransferase, which yields MPSRDSSAYRLMETPVLFLAVAVGPSGIKGVTMAPDPEKLVRQFDPRWIRAEAGENPVLDLAVSQLGEYFSGKRRIFDLPLDLGAVTPFRQRVLTLLPETVPYGGTCTYAELARRCGSPGAARGVGGAMAANPLPVIIPCHRVVGAHNRLVGYSGGQGIATKQWLLDFEEYILVSSGGCGCAPRRSDV from the coding sequence ATGCCTTCCCGGGACAGCAGCGCCTATCGCCTGATGGAGACGCCGGTTCTTTTTCTGGCTGTTGCGGTCGGCCCCAGTGGGATAAAAGGGGTCACCATGGCGCCCGACCCGGAGAAGCTTGTGCGGCAGTTTGATCCCCGATGGATCAGGGCCGAAGCGGGGGAGAATCCTGTTCTGGATCTGGCGGTCTCACAGCTCGGAGAATACTTCAGTGGAAAGCGGCGCATATTTGATCTGCCCCTTGATCTTGGCGCAGTTACTCCTTTTCGACAGCGTGTTCTGACGCTCTTGCCCGAAACCGTGCCTTATGGGGGCACCTGCACTTATGCCGAACTGGCCCGGCGGTGCGGCAGTCCCGGTGCCGCACGGGGGGTCGGAGGGGCAATGGCTGCCAATCCTCTTCCCGTTATCATCCCCTGTCACCGGGTTGTTGGTGCGCACAACAGGCTTGTCGGTTATTCCGGCGGCCAGGGAATTGCGACCAAGCAATGGCTTCTTGACTTCGAGGAATACATCCTCGTCAGTAGCGGCGGATGTGGATGCGCCCCTCGTCGATCTGACGTTTGA
- a CDS encoding FxsA family protein, with protein MFIKLLLLFTLIPVLEIYVILQVGELLGALPTIGLIILTGVAGAYLARTQGFEVVRRMQGELNQGQLPAAPLIDAAMVLAGGLLLLTPGFCTDILGFSLLVPATRDLLKKTVSDYLKRQIDEGRIHIRRY; from the coding sequence ATGTTTATAAAGCTGCTGTTGCTCTTTACCTTGATCCCCGTTTTGGAAATTTATGTCATTCTCCAGGTCGGCGAACTGCTGGGAGCGCTGCCGACAATCGGCCTGATTATTCTGACCGGCGTGGCGGGGGCATACCTTGCCCGCACCCAGGGGTTTGAAGTCGTGCGCCGCATGCAGGGGGAGCTTAATCAGGGGCAATTACCGGCAGCCCCACTCATTGACGCCGCCATGGTTCTGGCTGGAGGTCTGCTGCTGCTCACGCCCGGCTTCTGCACCGACATCCTGGGCTTTTCACTGCTGGTTCCCGCAACACGCGACCTGCTCAAAAAAACCGTCAGTGACTATCTCAAACGTCAGATCGACGAGGGGCGCATCCACATCCGCCGCTACTGA
- the mazG gene encoding nucleoside triphosphate pyrophosphohydrolase, whose translation MKNASPYRLRDLVGVMKRLRAPDGCPWDREQTPQSLQPYLLEETHEVLEAIDRGHPDEICEELGDLLLQVVFITEIFSEQGEFSIDDVTHAITSKMIRRHPHVFEGISYESADDLKAQWEAIKREEKSTGTKSIRRGPAEVPPSLPGLMRAQKLISKKRVEADSELAQSLRKLILQEPASQQPRSQRIAAALCSLVDLAHQEGIDSEQVLRQYLNQSQQYVKTPEGKGG comes from the coding sequence ATGAAAAACGCATCGCCTTACCGGCTTCGCGACCTTGTTGGGGTTATGAAACGCCTGCGGGCACCTGATGGATGCCCGTGGGACAGGGAACAGACGCCGCAGTCGCTGCAACCCTACCTTCTCGAAGAAACACATGAGGTTCTCGAGGCCATCGACCGGGGACATCCGGACGAGATCTGCGAGGAGCTCGGAGACCTTCTGCTGCAGGTCGTCTTTATCACGGAGATCTTCAGCGAACAGGGTGAGTTCTCCATTGACGACGTGACACACGCCATTACTTCGAAAATGATTCGCCGCCATCCTCATGTCTTCGAAGGGATCTCCTATGAATCGGCAGACGATCTCAAAGCCCAGTGGGAGGCCATCAAGAGGGAGGAAAAAAGTACTGGAACCAAATCGATTCGTCGCGGCCCTGCAGAGGTCCCCCCCAGCCTGCCCGGCTTGATGCGGGCCCAGAAGCTGATCTCAAAGAAGCGCGTGGAAGCCGATTCAGAGCTGGCCCAATCGCTTAGAAAACTTATTCTGCAGGAGCCCGCTTCACAGCAGCCGCGATCGCAGCGGATTGCAGCAGCGCTTTGCAGCCTGGTTGATCTGGCCCACCAGGAGGGCATTGACAGCGAGCAGGTCTTGCGACAATATCTGAACCAATCACAGCAATACGTCAAAACCCCTGAGGGGAAAGGCGGTTAG
- a CDS encoding YceD family protein: MRLQAEKLKDEELALDVAEKAEEFPALHELQEQGQCRFTRDISGRLRAFRAGDYVEVQGTVATSVIFACSRCLEDVEILLEVEVDLTFVPHSEDEDREEEEEVELEAEDLGLISYHDDEIDLHHALQEQVVMALPLRPLCKEECKGLCPRCGANRNVEDCDCAAPIMNSKFAALKDFKVDR; this comes from the coding sequence TTGCGTCTTCAGGCAGAGAAGTTAAAAGACGAGGAGCTCGCCCTCGACGTCGCGGAGAAGGCTGAAGAATTTCCTGCCCTGCACGAGCTTCAGGAACAGGGACAGTGCCGCTTCACCCGGGATATATCGGGTCGCCTGCGGGCCTTCAGGGCAGGTGACTATGTTGAGGTTCAGGGGACTGTCGCCACCAGCGTCATTTTTGCCTGCAGCCGGTGTCTGGAGGATGTGGAAATCCTTCTCGAGGTTGAGGTTGACCTGACCTTCGTTCCTCACAGCGAAGATGAGGACCGGGAAGAGGAGGAAGAGGTCGAGCTTGAGGCCGAAGACCTCGGCTTGATCTCCTACCATGATGACGAAATAGACCTGCACCATGCGTTGCAGGAGCAGGTGGTCATGGCGTTGCCCCTGCGGCCTCTGTGCAAAGAAGAATGCAAGGGGCTGTGCCCACGCTGCGGCGCCAATCGTAATGTCGAGGACTGTGATTGTGCCGCCCCGATCATGAATAGCAAGTTTGCGGCATTGAAAGATTTTAAAGTCGACCGTTAA
- the rpmF gene encoding 50S ribosomal protein L32 produces the protein MAVPKKKTSKSKRDMRRSHDALSAPGVSVCPQCKEPKQPHRVCGTCGTYKGREIVPTEEI, from the coding sequence ATGGCTGTACCCAAGAAAAAAACCTCTAAGTCCAAAAGAGATATGCGCCGTTCCCATGATGCTCTGAGTGCCCCTGGGGTCAGTGTCTGCCCCCAGTGCAAGGAGCCCAAGCAGCCCCATCGGGTGTGCGGCACCTGCGGCACCTACAAGGGGCGGGAGATCGTTCCCACGGAAGAAATTTAA
- the plsX gene encoding phosphate acyltransferase PlsX, producing the protein MGGDSAPAVEVEGAVAAARQWGIGVILVGDSERIAAELKKHDTSGLDLNVVHASQVVGMHDSASDAVRKKKDSSIRVAFRLVKEGEAQAVVSAGNSGATMAAGMFVLKRVKGIDRPAIATIMPNLKGQTLILDVGGNVDCKPAHLAQFAAMGEVYARHVMGKVDPRVGLLSNGEEEKKGTELTRRTHLLLKNSGFNYGGYVEGRDIFNGSVDVVVCDGFVGNVVLKVSEGIADAMTKMLRAEFGERLLARIGYLLARPAFKAFKKKVDYAEVGGAPLLGIEGVGMICHGGSTSIAIKNAIRMAHDFAAQDLNRKLTQHLEKIGDVPEEQQALDAYGEPTSRTVEA; encoded by the coding sequence ATGGGGGGAGATTCCGCCCCCGCAGTCGAGGTCGAGGGAGCGGTTGCTGCTGCCCGGCAGTGGGGGATCGGCGTGATTCTGGTGGGTGATTCGGAGAGAATCGCCGCCGAGTTGAAAAAGCACGATACCTCAGGGCTTGATCTGAACGTCGTGCACGCCAGTCAGGTTGTCGGCATGCACGACAGCGCCTCCGACGCGGTTCGCAAGAAAAAGGATTCCTCCATTCGGGTCGCTTTCCGCCTCGTCAAGGAGGGGGAAGCACAGGCTGTGGTCAGTGCCGGCAATTCCGGTGCGACGATGGCTGCCGGCATGTTCGTTCTCAAGCGGGTCAAGGGAATCGACCGACCTGCCATCGCCACCATCATGCCGAACCTCAAAGGACAGACCCTGATCCTCGATGTCGGTGGCAATGTAGATTGCAAGCCCGCGCATCTTGCACAGTTTGCTGCGATGGGTGAGGTTTATGCCCGCCATGTCATGGGGAAGGTCGATCCACGGGTGGGGTTGCTTTCCAACGGCGAAGAAGAGAAGAAGGGCACCGAGCTGACACGCAGAACACACTTGTTGCTCAAGAACTCAGGCTTCAATTACGGCGGCTACGTTGAGGGGCGCGATATCTTCAACGGTTCGGTCGATGTGGTTGTGTGTGATGGGTTTGTCGGAAACGTGGTCTTGAAGGTTTCCGAAGGGATCGCGGATGCCATGACTAAAATGCTGCGGGCCGAATTCGGCGAGCGTCTGCTGGCTCGCATCGGCTATCTTCTGGCGCGTCCGGCTTTCAAGGCGTTCAAGAAAAAGGTCGATTATGCCGAAGTCGGCGGCGCTCCTCTGCTGGGAATCGAAGGCGTCGGAATGATCTGCCACGGTGGGTCAACTTCTATCGCCATCAAGAACGCCATTCGCATGGCTCATGACTTCGCCGCTCAGGATCTGAATCGAAAACTGACCCAGCATCTTGAAAAAATAGGTGATGTGCCGGAGGAACAACAGGCCCTGGATGCCTATGGAGAGCCAACCTCCCGTACTGTCGAAGCCTGA
- a CDS encoding beta-ketoacyl-ACP synthase III has protein sequence MKKARIIGTGSYAPDSILTNQDLEKRIDTTNEWIISRTGIKQRRIAAPEQCTSDLASEAARRALDMAGVKAEELDFIVMGTITGDYPWPATACLVQKKIGATNAFAYDLSAACSGFVFALDAAAKQIATGSAQKVLVIGAEILSRIIDWEDRNTCVLFGDGAGAVVLEATEGDHGVLSTHLHSDGNYWELLYQAGFGSKHSASAAGIDERLPFLKMQGNDVFKVAVRMLTEVAHEALDHNGMTSSDVNLFIPHQANRRILEAVAKRLKFSDDQVYINVDFFGNTSGASIPLALDEANRAGRIQSGDILLFDAFGGGFTWGSALVRW, from the coding sequence GTGAAAAAAGCGCGAATAATCGGAACGGGATCTTACGCCCCTGACTCGATCCTGACCAATCAGGATCTGGAAAAGAGGATTGACACCACCAACGAATGGATTATCAGCCGCACCGGAATTAAACAGCGTCGTATTGCTGCCCCTGAACAATGCACTTCGGATCTGGCCTCCGAGGCAGCTCGCAGAGCTCTTGATATGGCCGGAGTCAAAGCCGAAGAGCTTGATTTTATCGTCATGGGGACCATCACAGGTGACTATCCCTGGCCGGCAACTGCCTGCCTGGTGCAGAAGAAAATCGGAGCGACCAATGCCTTCGCCTATGACCTTTCTGCGGCTTGCAGCGGATTTGTCTTCGCCTTGGATGCCGCTGCTAAGCAGATCGCGACCGGATCCGCCCAAAAAGTACTGGTGATCGGGGCTGAAATTCTCAGCCGCATCATTGATTGGGAAGATCGCAATACCTGTGTATTGTTTGGTGACGGTGCCGGTGCGGTCGTTCTTGAGGCGACCGAGGGCGATCACGGGGTTCTTTCGACTCATCTGCATTCCGATGGCAATTATTGGGAATTGCTCTACCAGGCCGGGTTCGGTTCCAAGCACAGCGCTTCCGCGGCCGGAATCGACGAACGACTGCCCTTTTTGAAAATGCAGGGCAACGATGTGTTTAAGGTTGCGGTACGCATGCTGACAGAGGTCGCTCATGAAGCCCTTGACCACAATGGCATGACTTCTTCCGATGTTAATCTCTTTATCCCCCACCAGGCCAACCGGCGAATTCTTGAAGCCGTTGCCAAGCGCCTTAAATTCAGTGACGACCAGGTCTATATCAACGTCGATTTCTTCGGCAATACTTCAGGCGCCTCCATTCCTCTCGCACTGGACGAGGCCAATCGCGCTGGACGCATTCAGAGTGGAGACATTCTGCTGTTCGATGCTTTCGGCGGCGGATTTACCTGGGGCTCGGCCCTGGTTCGCTGGTAG
- the fabD gene encoding ACP S-malonyltransferase — translation MLAFVFPGQGSQFAGMGNDLARNFPVARQVFEEADEALGFSLSRLCFEGPEDDLKLTQNTQPAILTVSIAALRVLQQESDFVPDFVAGHSLGEYSALVCAGSLQFADAVRTVRSRGEFMQQAVPVGAGGMAAIIGLDSVEVEKVCVEAAQGEVVSPANFNGPGQVVIAGHVSAVERACTLAKEKGAKRALPLPVSAPFHCPLMVPAGEKLAEVLESISISAPQVPVVTNVEAQPNNDAVRVGDLLVQQVSEPVRWQESVQYMADQAVDRFIEIGPGKVLSGLIKRIAKKSEIGNVEDCASLQKLI, via the coding sequence ATGCTCGCTTTTGTTTTTCCCGGACAGGGTTCGCAGTTTGCCGGTATGGGAAATGACCTTGCTCGTAATTTTCCCGTGGCGCGACAGGTTTTTGAGGAAGCTGATGAAGCTTTGGGGTTCTCTCTTTCACGTCTCTGTTTTGAAGGGCCCGAAGATGATTTGAAGTTGACTCAAAACACGCAACCCGCCATTCTTACTGTCAGCATTGCCGCGCTGCGGGTTTTGCAGCAGGAAAGTGACTTTGTTCCGGATTTCGTTGCGGGCCATTCCCTTGGTGAGTATTCTGCCCTGGTTTGCGCCGGTAGCCTGCAGTTTGCCGATGCCGTTCGCACGGTGCGCAGTCGGGGCGAGTTCATGCAGCAGGCTGTTCCTGTCGGCGCCGGCGGCATGGCAGCGATTATTGGCCTTGACTCAGTTGAGGTCGAAAAGGTATGCGTTGAAGCAGCTCAGGGTGAGGTTGTCTCTCCTGCTAATTTCAACGGCCCGGGGCAGGTTGTCATCGCAGGTCATGTCTCCGCAGTCGAAAGAGCATGTACGCTTGCTAAAGAAAAGGGAGCAAAAAGGGCTCTACCGCTTCCCGTCAGTGCACCCTTTCATTGTCCTCTCATGGTGCCTGCGGGCGAAAAACTTGCGGAGGTCCTTGAATCAATCAGCATTTCCGCACCTCAGGTTCCCGTCGTGACCAACGTTGAGGCGCAGCCCAACAATGATGCTGTGCGGGTTGGAGATCTTCTTGTACAGCAGGTCAGCGAGCCCGTTCGTTGGCAGGAGTCGGTGCAGTATATGGCAGATCAGGCCGTTGATCGATTCATCGAAATCGGTCCAGGCAAGGTTCTTTCCGGTCTGATCAAGCGCATCGCCAAGAAAAGTGAAATCGGCAATGTTGAAGATTGTGCCAGCCTGCAGAAACTGATCTGA
- the fabG gene encoding 3-oxoacyl-[acyl-carrier-protein] reductase has translation MFKDKVVVVTGASRGIGREIALKFADQGACVVLSARGEQSVAELAEDINRRGGHALPVKGDVANGADVDHLFAQAIETYGRVDVLVNNAGITRDGLLVRMKDEDWDAVLDTNLKGAFLCTRAAAKLMSKQKYGRIVNISSVVGEMGNAGQANYCASKAGLIGLTKSVARELARRNVTVNAITPGFIETEMTEVLPQKTRESLQAQIPMGTFGKPSDIAQAVLFLSSDAAAYITGQVLGVNGGMYM, from the coding sequence GTGTTTAAGGATAAGGTGGTTGTCGTCACAGGGGCTTCTCGCGGGATCGGTCGCGAAATCGCACTTAAATTTGCTGATCAGGGAGCCTGCGTGGTTCTTTCAGCGCGTGGTGAGCAATCCGTTGCCGAGTTGGCCGAAGATATCAACCGTCGTGGCGGTCACGCGTTGCCCGTTAAGGGCGATGTTGCCAATGGCGCCGACGTCGATCATCTTTTTGCACAGGCAATCGAAACCTATGGACGGGTCGATGTTCTCGTCAATAATGCCGGCATTACCCGAGACGGGCTCCTGGTCCGCATGAAGGACGAGGATTGGGATGCGGTTCTCGATACCAACCTTAAGGGTGCTTTTCTCTGCACCCGGGCGGCCGCGAAGTTGATGAGCAAGCAGAAGTACGGCCGCATCGTTAACATCTCCTCCGTGGTGGGGGAAATGGGCAATGCCGGCCAGGCCAACTACTGCGCCAGCAAAGCCGGCCTGATTGGGCTGACCAAATCTGTCGCCCGCGAGTTGGCCCGCCGCAACGTGACGGTTAATGCCATTACGCCCGGTTTTATTGAAACGGAAATGACTGAGGTGCTGCCGCAAAAAACCCGTGAAAGTCTGCAGGCGCAGATTCCTATGGGGACTTTTGGCAAACCTTCCGATATTGCACAAGCCGTACTTTTTCTCAGTTCCGATGCTGCAGCATACATTACCGGGCAGGTGCTCGGCGTCAATGGCGGCATGTACATGTAA
- the acpP gene encoding acyl carrier protein, translated as MASIDERVKQIVAEQLGVEEDQVTTEASFMEDLGADSLDTVELVMALEEEFDIEISDEDAEKIQTVQDAVDYINEHS; from the coding sequence ATGGCTTCTATCGACGAACGAGTTAAGCAGATTGTGGCGGAACAGTTGGGTGTTGAGGAGGATCAGGTCACCACGGAAGCTTCTTTCATGGAAGATCTTGGCGCCGATTCCCTTGATACGGTTGAACTGGTTATGGCGTTGGAGGAAGAATTCGATATCGAAATTTCCGATGAGGACGCCGAAAAAATCCAGACTGTTCAGGACGCCGTCGATTATATCAACGAGCATTCCTGA
- the fabF gene encoding beta-ketoacyl-ACP synthase II, with the protein MRRVVVTGIGTVSPLGTGTEKNFEALSEGRSGIDTITRFDASDLPSQIAGEVRDFNAEDYIEKKEIKKMDLFIQYALGAADMALNDSGFEINEQNAEKVGVLVGAGLGGLPAIEKYHEAMLNGGYRKISPFFIPMLIINLAPGHISIRYGAKGPNVSSVSACATGTHSIGDAYHMIARGDADAMFAGGTESTITPLGIAGFSVMKALSTRNDDPTAASRPFDKGRDGFVMAEGAGILFLEEYESARRRGAKIYGEVAGYGLTGDAHHLTAPAPGGEGAARCMKMALNNAGVSTEQVDYINAHGTSTPFNDLYETMAIKSVFGDHARKVMISSTKSMTGHTLGAAGGLEAAYCLLAMERGLVPPTINYQEPDPECDLDYVPNEARQAKVDFALSNSFGFGGTNASLLFRKV; encoded by the coding sequence ATGCGTAGAGTCGTTGTAACCGGGATCGGTACAGTTTCACCCCTGGGCACGGGTACGGAAAAGAATTTTGAAGCACTGTCCGAAGGACGTTCTGGCATCGATACGATCACACGTTTCGATGCCTCTGATCTACCTTCGCAGATTGCTGGTGAAGTCCGTGATTTCAATGCAGAGGATTACATTGAAAAAAAAGAGATCAAGAAAATGGATCTCTTTATCCAGTATGCATTGGGTGCGGCGGACATGGCCCTGAATGATTCGGGGTTTGAGATCAACGAACAGAATGCCGAGAAGGTCGGTGTTCTCGTGGGGGCCGGCCTGGGCGGTCTGCCGGCCATCGAGAAATACCACGAAGCCATGCTCAATGGCGGCTATCGGAAGATTTCACCGTTTTTCATCCCCATGCTGATCATCAATCTCGCTCCGGGCCACATTTCCATCCGTTACGGTGCCAAGGGGCCTAATGTCTCTTCTGTCTCAGCCTGCGCGACCGGTACTCATTCCATCGGCGATGCCTATCACATGATCGCCCGTGGCGATGCCGATGCCATGTTCGCCGGCGGAACCGAGTCTACCATCACGCCCCTGGGAATCGCCGGCTTCAGTGTCATGAAGGCCCTTTCAACCCGTAATGATGATCCGACAGCTGCGAGCCGTCCTTTCGATAAGGGCCGCGACGGTTTCGTCATGGCTGAAGGGGCAGGTATCCTTTTTCTTGAAGAGTACGAAAGTGCCCGCCGTCGCGGTGCGAAAATCTATGGCGAAGTTGCCGGCTATGGCCTTACGGGCGATGCTCACCATCTGACCGCCCCCGCACCGGGTGGCGAAGGCGCTGCGCGCTGCATGAAGATGGCGCTGAATAATGCCGGCGTATCCACGGAGCAGGTCGATTATATCAATGCTCACGGCACTTCAACTCCCTTTAATGATTTGTACGAGACGATGGCGATCAAGTCGGTATTTGGGGACCATGCCCGTAAGGTTATGATCAGTTCCACCAAGAGCATGACCGGTCATACGCTGGGAGCTGCTGGAGGCCTTGAAGCGGCTTATTGTCTTCTCGCCATGGAAAGAGGCCTTGTTCCGCCGACCATCAATTACCAGGAGCCTGACCCTGAGTGCGATCTTGACTATGTTCCCAATGAAGCGCGGCAGGCGAAGGTCGATTTCGCCTTGAGCAATTCTTTTGGTTTCGGCGGGACCAATGCCAGCCTGCTGTTTCGCAAAGTCTGA
- the rpiB gene encoding ribose 5-phosphate isomerase B, protein MIAIGSDHGGLALKEAVIDLLRRRGLEVTDIGTNNLDSVDYPDFGEKVARMVSSGEAENGILICGTGIGMSIVANKFPRVRAALVTDEFMAQMAREHNNANILVLGGRVVDPDLACRMTTAWLDASFEGGRHQNRLDKISRIEREIAAPDTVGTN, encoded by the coding sequence ATGATTGCAATCGGAAGTGACCACGGTGGTCTTGCTCTCAAAGAGGCCGTCATTGATCTGCTGCGCCGCCGCGGTCTTGAAGTGACCGATATTGGTACCAACAACCTTGATTCGGTTGACTATCCTGATTTCGGCGAAAAGGTGGCGCGCATGGTTTCCAGCGGCGAGGCCGAAAACGGAATTCTTATCTGCGGCACCGGGATTGGCATGTCCATCGTCGCCAATAAGTTTCCCCGGGTTCGTGCAGCCCTGGTGACCGATGAGTTTATGGCGCAAATGGCCCGGGAACACAACAACGCCAATATCCTGGTTCTCGGAGGTCGTGTGGTCGACCCTGACCTGGCTTGTCGTATGACGACCGCCTGGCTCGATGCCTCGTTCGAGGGGGGGCGGCATCAAAATCGCCTCGATAAGATCTCGCGAATCGAACGCGAAATCGCTGCGCCCGACACTGTCGGCACAAACTGA